A single window of Camarhynchus parvulus chromosome 9, STF_HiC, whole genome shotgun sequence DNA harbors:
- the CLDN1 gene encoding claudin-1, whose protein sequence is MASGGLQLLGFVMAFLGWVGIIISTAMPQWKMASYAGDNIVTAQALYEGLWMSCAMQSTGQIQCKVYDSLLKLEGSLQATRALMVASILLGLVGMFVAVTGMKCMKCMEDDQVKKMRMAVFGGVIFIISGLAALVATSWYGNRVARAFYDPFTPVNTRFEFGSALFIGWAASSLAILGGSFLCCSCPRRETSYPPTRGYPKNASSTGKDYV, encoded by the exons ATGGCCAGCggagggctgcagctcctgggcttcGTCATGGCCTTCCTCGGCTGGGTCGGCATCATCATCAGCACCGCCATGCCCCAGTGGAAGATGGCATCCTACGCGGGGGACAACATCGTCACGGCCCAGGCGCTCTACGAGGGGCTGTGGATGTCGTGCGCCATGCAGAGCACGGGGCAGATCCAGTGCAAGGTGTACGACTCGCTGCTCAAGCTGGAAG GCAGTCTGCAGGCCACAAGGGCTTTGATGGTGGCTTCAATACTCCTGGGGCTCGTTGGAATGTTTGTTGCTGTGACAGGCATGAAATGCATGAAGTGCATGGAAGATGACCAGGTGAAGAAGATGAGGATGGCTGTCTTCGGTGGGGTGATCTTCATCATTTCAG GTCTGGCAGCGCTGGTGGCCACATCCTGGTATGGCAACAGAGTGGCTCGAGCCTTTTATGATCCTTTCACCCCCGTCAACACCAG ATTTGAGTTTGGGTCAGCTCTCTTTATCGGCTGGGCAGCTTCATCTCTGGCCATACTGGGGGgatccttcctctgctgctcctgtccaCGGAGAGAAACTTCATATCCCCCCACCCGAGGCTACCCAAAAAATGCCTCCTCCACAGGGAAGGATTATGTATAA